From the Telopea speciosissima isolate NSW1024214 ecotype Mountain lineage chromosome 9, Tspe_v1, whole genome shotgun sequence genome, the window CTACGTCTCCTATAATGTTGAAAACgttgtttccaaaagacccttacctaaggaatggtctttcacattgtggcacaagaggctaggtcatatttctaaggcaagagtggaaaggttgataaagtctgacatcctacctactctcaAAAGTAATCTTGAAACTTGCGAACTCTACGTCAGAATGTCCATCGTTTCCTACAATCAGCCTTGATGCATCCTTGTTTGACCTCCTTCGATTTATgaacccctgtatggtaaaagcaacatgaTTAGTTGTACCgctatctagccaccaagaactggatggggcttctgatagattggatttACAAACAAAAGTCAAAGTATCATTACCTGATGGCTGCTTGGGCTTTATTaaccaagtcttgtatttatCACAGTCCTTCTTTAtatgacccttcttcttgcaaaagaaacaacaataactctctttcttcaaagtgtctttcttgggtcccaaattgttagtctAATTGGATTGTTTATTAGCAGAattatgagtatggtttttagactttttactcttacgAGTTTTAGAAGTAAACAGGGCAGcatgctttttgtctttctttagtttctcttcctcagacacaaccctagaaattaggtcattaataCTCCAGACTCCATCTTGAAAAATGTAGTTGATTTGAATGATGTCAAATTAAGAAGGTAGAGTATTCAGGGCTTGATGGATACTTAGGGCATCAGGAAGAGGAATGTTCaaggccttgagtttagtttggtaatcaaccatcctaataatgtaatccctaacacccccagaatcatcatattccatattaaatagtccttgcagaagtgtcccaatctcagcatttgatgaaactttgtatctcttagaaattgcatctagcaattccctgGTAGTACATTGGTCAGGCAGACAATTTTTTAGGTGTTCCGGTATTGACCTCTTTATGGATAATATACTAAGTCGATTAATCTTTTATCATGTAGCATGCACAGatttttcatcctcagtactatcagcagTTAGATCCATTGGTTTATCCATAACAAGGGATGTGTGTACATCTACCATCTCCATGGCAAATATAATATCCTCTTTCCACTTCCTAAAGTTTGATCCAGTAAGAATCTTaatagtgaccatgttattgttgacagaaaaggcgactgaaaatttaaacaatgaacaatacaataatcagcatgatgcaagtatagCTTAAGACCTTATAAgtaaatgagaattttacacacattattgtgaaaacacctttgggctgaattcctAACATGCAATTATAAAAAATCCCTACAttaccagtggccatgggaatacaactcaactttcaaaatccaccacctttgggtgtgcagaattctaggctcagcctattcacatgcatactgtatatgtaccccttcaagtaccaatatatgatcaccacctttgggtgtatgacacATATTAGacttgaaggacatcccacagcTGTATGAGATCgatgtttcacaaatccaataaGGAAGGTCGCTTTGACGGCTGCATCCTGAACCTATGaaaccctctcttgggatttttcaaaattacttacatccttaaacaatttgtgttattttataatttatgacaaggtggttaaatgtcttaaaactaacacAAAAAACTAACAATTCTGTTCATCaaagtaggtattccagcaagtcagAAAATAAGTTTGGTTCCTAATGGAACGAACCGACAAATTTCAGAAAAGGGCATGCATCAatagaataccaaaaatattgaaaatatgCATATATGATCACAACAGAGGGtaccactgtgtagagcacagaaaaacaaaGCCAACGCAAAAAAAGGACCCCAAACTGAGTCTCGTAGCGTCCACAAGAGCCGATCAAACTTTCAGGCAAAAAGGTGATTGACTGTTCTGGTTTTGACCAAACTGTATAGTCAAACCGATTCATCCGGTCCAATTCAACTCTGGGCCGATCGGTCTAATTCAAACCCGGCCCAACCGGATCAGGGTCGGGTCCTCGGGTCATCCTGACCCGACAACGCACGTTAGCAACCCAATTGTTGTTACCCGGCGCACGataacaaaccccaaaaaatatatttttttttttaaaccttgagCGGCGAGTGAGATCACCCTCCGCTGTCGGTGGCGCGTGAGAACGCATTCGACGGCGGCCGACGGCGATCCACCCACCAAAATCTCTGTTTTTCAAAGCCCTATGACCCTATGTAATCAGATTTCACTTTCGCCGAAGGAAAAATCCGGTAGTATTCCAAAAAGTCTGTACGGGTTTttccaaaactgaaaaaaaaactctaaaaaacTCGATTCAAAACGAAAAAAATTCGATTCCCATAGCatgatctattattttgaatccatataggttcaagaacggatctatggaggctctgatgccacatgttagattaatttgatccaaatagggacaaaaccccaaaagtcaagatctccatagggcgttcaagaacataatcaaataaataatagaaaatagggatagactACTAGCCTTGTTttgcatccatagtgatgatgatcgcaggggaaaataaagaccaagatctaggtgcttcccctctattcccaaagtaactggcttgatgagaatactaTATGCatagggatgatgaacactgaatatctccctctctttccagaatgcactcctcaatagagattgagaataattagttgttacaggtagaggggggacctagctctctttatatagtattTCCTATAGGGCCTGACTCATcatagtcccaataggaatctatctgcccacactaaagccagtccacataggattcctaatataacccaatgacctccttaattagaccaataccataattagttgagttttaggttatttaatattaatccaTAATAGGGAATATTAATTATATTCTAAATAGAATTCTTAACATATTTGTTTAGTGTTCTTATGTTTTGCATAGATGCCAcactttatgttttttattgttCTATCATGCTCTGCATCTTTCTAGTCATGCTTAGGTTTAGTTCTCATTTTTCCATTCATTTACAGTGTGTTTCCATGTCTCACATATTTCTTTTATGTATTTATCATTCTTAGGTTCACATCTAGATCTTTGTCTCATGTTATGCATTAGTTTTTGTTTGCATGTTTTGTCATGGTTATGCTTGTCGTCCATATTGGTTCTTCATATAGTCTAGGGTTTTATTCATGTTTCTCATGCAATTTAGCTAGTTCTCACATATTTTGTTAATTAATGTTTCTATTTTGCATTCAATTCATAATCATGATTATATAATAATGTTGATCACCTAGGAAGGCCAGTTTTATTGTTGGGTAGATTGGGGGTCTTCCCcaaatcataccctgatatatACCTGAATGATGATTTGACTAGTGCCAATTGAAGTCATGTATGAAGTTATTTACGGATCTTAGGCCCTaacctaggtggtgactccttaaggtttctcactttctctctttcttgagGGTTTGAGATGTGATGAAGGCGCCGATCcagatctttgtcttcaaacaGAGACAGGGACGGATCATGGCGGTGTAAGATCCACAGTTTGACTAGTCCCAATTGAAGTCATGTATGAAGCTATTCACGGATCTTAGGCCCTaacctaggtggtgactccttaaggtttctcatcttctctctttcttgagGGTTTGAGATGTGATGAAGGCGCTGATCTAGATCTTGGTCTTCAAACAGAGATAGGGACGGATCATGGCGGTGTAAGATCCACGGTTCCCATACATACTACTAGTCAATctcctccatcatcaccatgtCCATTTGATGATCGGAAGCATCGATCAATGGACTTATGGAACACCATATGTCCAGCATAGTACATCATAAAGTTTATGAGTATCTTCTTTGTCATCGACATTCACCTATTACACATTATGATCTCATCTCCCATGTACGATTCAGCGATCTGATAAGATCTTTTAGGTCCTCTATCTCCAATGGCAGAAAGTGGTGTTGAATTCGATATGGGGAATGAACCTTTACTCTACCCCTCAGTTCTACATCAATGTCTAACAAGTTCTGAAGTTGTGGACCACTTATAGGATTGAATGGCAAGGCATTGTGAAGAGCTTGGTCATAGCCCTTCTAACCTTCTCAAACTTTTCCTTCAAACTACCCTCACTATAGTCGATGATCTGAGTCTGTTTTGCAAACTCCACTCTATAGTCCTCAAGTCTCCTGTCTCGAGCCACAACATGTTAAGTAGGTTTGCCTTGGCCTCTACCATCTCAAATGGGCCCCTCTCTAACTATTGCAGACTGTGGATGTTGTTCTCTACTACTTCCTTCTCTAGCAATAGGAGATGGTTTACTTACTGAGAATCTCCATCTATACTCATCCTTCTCTATAGTGGCTCTGTTAGCTCTCATTTTCTcctaaaatttttgtttttgttacaGTTTACACCCTAAAATTACTGATTGACCATTATGAAAGATCGATCAATTTTAAGTTGCAAGATCGGTCAGCAAGGCAAACTCTACACATGCAGAGAACGTGGGGGACCAGAATGGTTATAACAGTGAAGCGCCCAAAACTAACACCACCTCCAAAGTGGAAACCACTCCTGGAGGACGTGATGTTCAAATGGTTCTATAACCGTCAAAGAAGTTGCATTTAAGGAACACCTAATGGAGGCTCCATCCTCACCGGTATAAGAGTCAGAATCACAGAAGAGGAAAAGATCTCTCGATCAATCAATAACCGAAAAGTttacttatcttttattttttactgcATTTTATCTTTCTTAGTGTAATCTTCTCCCTGACCATCGTGGTCATCTTCTCTATCAcgttcttcttttttatttcttctgtcAATGGTATGTCCTTCTTGTATACCAACATTGAGATCAATAGAAATTCTTCATTTCTTATTTCATCTCTATCATTTGTTCTGTGATTATCCTTTTCTTCGCGTATTGCAATTCGGCCTTTAATTTAAAGCCCTTGGAGCAATCGAGGCAAGAGGGGAATCCAAATCTCCTGATAGAAGTCAGAAGTGCAATCTTCTTCTACATTTACTCTTACAGACTCTGCCACACCCGCACTCTCCATCACACATTATTCAGTCATGGTTGACCGGTCAGACGGTCGACCGATTGTTTGAGCGACCGAAAAAAGAGCCAAACAATTACAACAATTAACATTTTCGGATTATAAAATATTAGCCAAAATAATTACTTTGCTGACTCACGATATAAATATTTTAGCAATCACTCTACTGCACTTAAATTAGACGCAATAaccatatattttattttttcaattttattcataatttttaatatattaaaaaaattatattttccaTGCCAAGTAACGATGAGTTGAAGAACACCATGCATTGATGGATGGTGAGGACCCATATTGACTATCATAAGGTCTTTTCTTGTAGCTGGTACAGTCATATGTTTTTTCCCGATTCATTATTGCCTAGATGGTATGTTCTTCAAAAACCATACAGAGTAGGCCGAATTTGTATGGGATTTTTTCACAAAAGTTGTAgatctttttgttttccttgaGAACAGAAGTTGTAAGATCACCATGAGAGGaactgtaggtcaaactacggtccatgggatcaggacggttcaccttggtaaaccaataaTAATATAAGTTCGAGAACCCTAATTTAGGGAACTCCAGGGTTATCCCTAGGGCACCCCAACTTGGCATGGGCACCCCCGTTTACAATTTTTGGGTCTCCCATGGTGTCCCTAGAGGAACCCTAgcagggtttggtatgacaaaccaatgcctagtCCAATCATCTCTAGTCTATCACATAGAAAGagagatccatcccatacccgaatgcacagcgaaaataaatcgattcgggtttctttcacatcccatgaatattcattaattaataataaaaggaataaataaagaattgctaacctggtgagcctctcaagtgttgctcctccaatagacaatggttcttcctccaatgagcgctccaagtaaacaaatctaaacctccaatggtgctaccaaggctcttcaagccaatcccagatgctctccaattcttcaagcatagatctgggtttctcaaaccctaactctcaattgcagtagagagacactagaagaagaagaagagagatcacaagagggagagagagataccaaaATGCAGGCTAGAGGGGGCCAagcaggaaacgtggagcagtgccccctctgcgttttttggtccccttatatagagataggatttaattaaaaaccctgatagGATTAGGATTAATCCCTGTGcgagtctaactctctctctctctttgtttggtaattctgtttaaacttaaagtgcttcaaaaaggtgaagaagcataatctaatagggaaagttttaattagttactttatttaaatttatggattacaattagcaccatatccattaattaaataaagaaccaattaaattaacaaattccaaataactccctacatgataacaatttatcatgtacaacccccctccctcccactaatcaacaccatcattatggaatctagggcatgtacacttgtactgccaaaccccaatccatagtacgtgtccatataagagtgtctgtgcatctgatcgggtcccgcaaaactcgataaaacactttgttcaaataatcatatataatctattattttatgtaaaataaatttttgcaaaaccattttcaaaacgacactggatccagattccaatccaaccatacacagacagtctcaatcttggtgttccccaatcgggcagtggtgaccatgttgagtaactccttcactcaaaAAGTGTTctcgcattcccagaacaccggctttgactcgcttgagtctcagtcattgatgaaccaaagaatgcgatcacacgaAGTGTCAGGGTTCCCTCCGGCAaaaggtgtcggtgacacatgtctatccctttctacatctggcagtaatacatgagggaatcgacaaagcagattcttcgtcaatacacacatcaaatatgtgagtacttgcattcgtaccctgacatcacatgtctaggcatacccaatgtgacgaccatacgataagggtgcccagcccaaaccctggtcgtgactaccattttaagtaaaacttacggacacataatgctcaaaaagtttatatcgcatgtgataatattaaactaaaatgtataaaagttcaatacaaagtaaaaccgggttgaaccggaccaaaccgggtttgatggacacacaagtccaacaggAACACCATATTAAATTTCATGCCCAAAATCGAAAAACCTAGTGAGAAATCGGCAATATATACTTTGGGTTGCCTGTTACATAATGAAATATCAGATATTTAAAGTGTCATATCTCCCTAACAAAGCATGATCTTACATAGAGTTCTTCACAAAACATTGTAGATCACAGATGaacctagggttttaaaatgcAGAATTGGGAATGGAATCGGTCTACGGCGATTCTAATCCGGAATTGGTCTTTAATAACCATAGAATCGTCCTCAAATCTAATAACACGGAATTTCTAAGGTTTTgggtaggggtgcaagtttggccttgacgGCCCGAGCTTGCCCTAAGCTTGAACAGGACCTAGGTTaagataccttggccctgaggttgggtcagggttgggaatttctagccctgagttagggtctggccaggtcagggttgaggcctcgagatGAGCTTGCTTcatgttccttcttcttcttcttcctcccagcATAGCGAACCTATGCATCTCCCTTTCCTAGCATGGCCAGCCCACGCATCTCCCTTCCCACCCCCCACCTCCCATAGTTAGGGCCAATCAAAGTTAGCCCGGCCCGACGCTGaaggtgggtcagggttggatttttctgggcctgtgtcaaggtcgggtcgggccttTTTGCCCAgttaaggggactcagggttggaatGGGATTTTTAAAAGGCTCGGCCCAACTCCACCCTGTTCTAGCTCTAGTTTTGGGTGTGAATCGGTCATATCAGATCGATCAGAATCAGGATCGATCACCAATCTAAttcccgattcttaaaaccctgaaCAAACCATTTACTGaaaattcatataaaaaaaccaaaaaacaagtGAGAAAATCTTAGAATATTTACATCAGGCTGTGTGTTTCAAAAACACTCAAATTCGGGGTGGTTTAGACTTTAGATTTCCTCTTTCTTGTGTTTTCTGGTTGTTTTTTCTCCATTGGATATGTTCTCCCAAAAATTGGTGAGGTGCACAAAATTTTGCTTTTGCACACAAATCGATAGAGATATCAAGGCGAAGTCCCTTCCACAGTTCCACCAGGTAGAATGATTATATTGTGGCGGGCACTGGGGAAGGGACTACTAAGGTCACTAGGCCactatatagagagagagagagagagtattagTTTATAACGAAGGGCCCATTAAAGTACCTATGGTTTCTTGTCTATTTCAAATAACAGTATTATTTCATCATGGATGTTGCCCTTATTGTGCGAGAGGGCTGAGAGGTTAGAAATTCATTCACCAAATGGTGACAAAATGCCAACGATTGACCCAACCACcacatctttctctctctctctctgagatAGGGAGacattagggatgtaaatggataatcgaaatccgaatccgaatctgcatccgtgtccgtttaggagcatccgtatttgtttagagatatctggaaaataatccaaatactccgatcaaaatccgtccgaaaaaaaatccgaatacttaataataaaaaattaaataaataatgattttgacggtttttgaagattcaataggttctagaatatgatgaaaagagaatcatgatctaagagatatggattgagaatgaattgtatccactagggggaggaaggtccgggttacacaaggcagagatgtaaacggatggtcaaaaatctgaatccgatccgcatccgaatccgtttagaggtatccgaattcgGTCAGGGAATATCcgactccgatcacatccgatccatatccgatCCCATCACACAACACGAACAGTAAAGCAGAGGCTGATGATCTTGACCGAAACCCCACTTTAGGCGAGCAGTAGTCAATGAGGCACACGACACTAAATGGTGGGCTAACCCAAAGCTGATATTTCCCAGAAGGTCTCAAACCGGAGTCGAGTTGAGCTGCTAAGAGCATTCTAATGCAGGCATCAATTATGATCGAATACAACCTTACCTGAATAACCCACTCCCACCGATATCCCCAGATCCCAATTCCCATGTGTGGTTGGTAATTTGGCTAGCTATAGCGGCAATATTGAATAGAATCTTCTTccttaattttaattatttatttttcatgtgaGCCCACACCAGAAATTCTCTAAAACTTTCACTCCTTAAgtccctccctctctcctccctcctattTATGTGAGTCTGAACTAGCTTATTTTCTTCAATCCTAGATATGGCTTTGCAGCCCTTCCTCTGCCTTTCCCTTCTCCTGCTTTTGTTCCTACAAGGAGGGAGAGCAGAGCAAGAGCAAGAGCAAGACCAGTTTTACAACGGCAGCACCTCGAGAGCGCGAATGCTTGCAGGTAACTGCAATTTGTTTCAAGGTAGCTGGGTTTTTGACGCTTCTTATCCTCTCTATGATTCTTCGAGCTGTCCCTTCATAGATCCAGAATTCAATTGCCAAAAGTATGGTAGACCCGATAAGATCTATCTCAAATACAAGTGGAAGCCACTGGGCTGTGACCTGCCAAGGTACTTTCCCGAATGCattaaattgaattaaaacacTTCTTTACTTTACTACTACATCATTATTTAAAGCTAGCTTTGGATGCAGGTTTAATGGGTTGGAATTCTTGATGGGatggagagggaagaagattaTGTTTGTTGGTGATTCACTGAGCCTAAACCAATGGGAATCAGTAAATTGCTTGATTCATGCGTCAGTGGCCAACGCTAGGACAACGGTGGTGAGAAGTAACCCAATTTCTTCTGTAACATTTGAGGTTAGTTTATTCAATTttagtcttcttctcttcatccgCACCGAAGCTTTTCTTCAATTGGAATCATTGCTTACTGTTCTTTCCCATTTTTATGTTCTCAAAAAGCTGCCATTCCTGGAGTTCCATTTTCTTTCgtttgaagaaaaaatatatatcaaaatGCATGAGACGAATTTAAGTTATGTTTGATGAAATTTCAAGGAATCAAGAAGACCCACTTGCATTGAATCATTTTATCATACATCATACGTGCATAATCATCattcagtttgttttttttttccttctccttcgaTATCTGAACCCACTATccaaaaaagcaaaagaaagctAAATAGATTGCCATTTTCAAATCTCCCAATGATTCAAGAGATATCATGAAAAGAGAAATGCATAGTAGAAGACAGAAAAATGGGTGGGCTAAGCTTTCTTCCCTGGTGTTACTTTACTACTCTGCTTAGGAGGAAGGATGAaagggtggagagagagagagagctcaagAAGGAAAGGAATACCGTATTATTTTAGAGAGGGGACAAATGGTAGTAGTTgtccaaaagttttttttctttctgtgctGTGAACCACTGACACTTTGAGCTGAGGTGGCGCTCAGCTAAAAGCACAACAAACAGTGAATTTATTATTCTTTAaacacttttgttttttagggaaaaagttctctgtccgatAGGGTGggctatgccaacactcccatgaatctctctctcctcccaatgtgaaaaaatatttccaatcccttgttttaaggaggagagagatagacacaagggaatgctggcataggccacactcccatgcaAAAAACTACCCTTATTTTTATAACTAAGTCACGTTGGAGTGCCAAGCTCCTCTACGGGCTGTGCGAAATGACTATCGCATCCTTAAATATTTTCAAACATTATCTGGTCATGTGCGGTGCGTGCCTCTAGTGTCTAGATAGACCACCGCACCCTTAGGTTTTCtgtctttccatgggggcacgaCAGTCACCCCTAGGTATTTCTGCCTTTCGATAGGGCTTGATGGTTATTCGTGCAGCCTTGTGTCTAGGCATCAGGGTACTTGACCAGATACCTCTTTTTTCGTTTATAAtataaaattaggaaaattttTCTCTATGGGAAACGTAGGCCATGCCTAGATACAATGGTGACAAAATGATcgtcccacccccatgaaagacaGAAATACTACCCCACAATGTCCAACACGTTCTCATTGGTTGCTTTGCATGCATGACCCCTACGCTCCCCATAGAGAACACGCTCCCCAATAAATTTAAAACCAAATGCATGGTCCCCAATCACTCTCGAATCCGAATCAGCTACCCACATTAGGACAGATGGAGACAGATCTCACTCCCCACGACATGGCTCGTGTTAGAGCTAGTGAAGTACGTTTGTTTCAGTTTCTCTTTGACCTTTGTAGCAGCTGCTGCACAGAGAAGGACACGATCTGTCTTGGGAATCACGAATTTACCCTTGTTTTGTCATAACCTTAAATACATTTATGGTGTTTCGCAGGACTATGGCGTGACGGTGCTACTTTATCGTACACCATACCTTGTGGATCTAGTTAGTGAAAATGTGGGGTTAGTTCTAAAGATCGACTCCATGCAGAGTGGGGACGCGTGGAAAGGCATGGACATGCTGATATTCAACTCCTGGCACTGGTGGACCCACACAGGAAGAACTCAACCGTAAGATCTTCTTGCCTCCGCAAGGCCTATCTATCAGTTTTCAATTAAATTTCCAGAACAAAAAAATCCAACGGCCACGGGCGCTTATGTTTGTTTTACTACGAATGTTGCAGGTGGGACTACATACAAGAGGGTAACAAGTTGTACAAAGACATGGACCGTCTGGTTGCATA encodes:
- the LOC122638792 gene encoding protein trichome birefringence-like 39; this translates as MALQPFLCLSLLLLLFLQGGRAEQEQEQDQFYNGSTSRARMLAGNCNLFQGSWVFDASYPLYDSSSCPFIDPEFNCQKYGRPDKIYLKYKWKPLGCDLPRFNGLEFLMGWRGKKIMFVGDSLSLNQWESVNCLIHASVANARTTVVRSNPISSVTFEDYGVTVLLYRTPYLVDLVSENVGLVLKIDSMQSGDAWKGMDMLIFNSWHWWTHTGRTQPWDYIQEGNKLYKDMDRLVAYYKGLTTWARWVNLNVDPTKTKVFFQGISPTHYQGKDWNEPSKSCSGEMQPLSGSIYPAGIPPEAIVVNKVLRRIQKPVYLLDVTRLSQLRKDAHPSTYSGDHSGLDCSHWCLPGLPDTWNQLLYAALAGL